A stretch of the Uranotaenia lowii strain MFRU-FL chromosome 3, ASM2978415v1, whole genome shotgun sequence genome encodes the following:
- the LOC129755178 gene encoding uncharacterized protein LOC129755178, producing MSNSSPTPSPESSKSYPNCAICLEPIRGEQKFLPCCHQFHDRCIEHWLDYKETCPICRMPHNIPELSAPRPPSERLRPRPTMVATPALINSVDNSVRAAWHLMIEEGALHPHLGFTNDTEIVETLAVSRRSRRVAAQRRQSGAAREPTRRVRTQVLFRRLRRTRTTSRRNFNCSEQN from the exons atgtcCAATTCATCCCCAACGCCGTCTCCAGAATCTTCTAAGTCGTATCC TAACTGTGCAATCTGCCTGGAACCCATTCGAGGTGAACAAAAATTCCTACCCTGCTGTCATCAGTTCCACGATAGATGTATTGAACATTGGCTGGATTACAAGGAAACCTGTCCAATCTGTCGGATGCCCCATAATATTCCGGAACTTTCAGCTCCAAGACCGCCATCGGAACGCCTTCGACCGCGCCCAACAATGGTAGCAACACCTGCCCTGATCAATTCCGTGGATAATTCTGTTAGGGCAGCATGGCATCTGATGATAGAAGAAGGAGCCCTTCATCCCCACCTTGGATTCACAAATGATACTGAAATCGTTGAAACGTTAGCCGTTTCACGGAGATCTCGACGTGTTGCAGCCCAACGAAGGCAATCTGGAGCAGCTCGAGAACCTACGAGACGAGTTCGGACTCAGGTGCTTTTCCGGCGGCTTCGAAGGACAAGGACGACATCCAGAAGGAACTTCAACTGCAGTGAGCAAAACTGA